The Oncorhynchus masou masou isolate Uvic2021 chromosome 25, UVic_Omas_1.1, whole genome shotgun sequence DNA window AGTTTAGATTAATCATAGTTGCAGATACAACATAGTCCTGTTCTCCTTTGTCAAGGCTCAACTAAACTATTCTCTTCCTTTTTGTTTCTCTTCTCAATGGTGATACCAGATTCAATTCAGGGTCTGTGTATTCTAATGCCACCATTTTGTTCTTAGTTTTTGCTTTGTTCCATCCAAACCCTGTCATTTCACTTcaccactgtctctctccatgtccatATGACTAGCAGGGTGTGTAGACTGGCTATCTGCAGCCACACTCTGCCACTACCATGCCCTCGAACTTATACTTGTACGTGACCACTCCTGTGTCATCCAGGTAAAGCAGGGAGATGGGATCCAGCTTGGTGGGCACACAGCATGCTCGCACCACCCTCTGCGGGCTCTTCATGCTCACCAGTGTCTGGACGATGGCGTGCTTGGTGGGCGTCACGTGTTCGGTCAGTGGATATGTGCAGACGCCGCTGCTCTCAAAGGCCTCGTACCCAGCCGGTGCTAGGATCCAGCTGTCCCAGCCAATGTCGTCAAACTCCACATAGAGGGACTGTCTCAAGCACTGGTTGCCCTTGGCGTTGCGGCGGATCCTAGAGGCTGTGTCATAGATTAGGTTAGAGGGCATCTGGATCAGGGCCTCTTCGTCCTGCTCTTCCTGGCCCTCAACCCGGCTCAGCTCCCCCCATAGTCCATTCAGCCCCAGCCCCAAGTCACCCTGAAGCACAGCCTCCGAAGTCTCGTGTCCAATCATCTCGTTCAGCTCCTGCTTGTCGTCACGGTGATCACCGCTCTGGTCATTGGAGAAGACGATCATCAGGGGTTTGTGTTTGTCCTGTGGGCTGGTGTCTATTTCCATGTCTTCCCTAAatgtcctcctcccctcttcctctccttctccttcgcCCTCTGCCAGTGCCTGCCCTCCATTCCCCTCAGAGGCCAGGCTTGCTATGTGCACCTCCAGCCTGTGGGTTGTGCCGTACTCTGACTTGCACCAGCGTTGGACAGCAGCGGTCAGGTCAAAGGCCTCCCAGCCACTATCAGTACCATAGACCTGCCGTGATGCCAGCTCTACTAACTGCTCCcgtcccccacctcctcctcctttctcagtGTCCTCCCCTGTTCTGTTGTCCTCCTCTATTTTAttcacccccctatccacatcgatggaacagcagtggagagagtagcaagttttaagttcctcagcatacacatcacagacaaactgaattggtccactcacacagacagcatcgtgaagaaggcgcagcagcgccttttcaacctcaggaggctgaagaaatttggcttgtcaccaaaagcactcacaaacttctacagatgcacaatcgagagcatcctggcgggctgtatcaccgcctggtacggcaactgctccgccctcaaccgtaaggctctccagagggtagtgaggtctgcacaacgcatcaccgggggcaaactacctgccctccaggacacctacaccacccgatgttacaggaaggccataaagatcatcaaggacatcaaccacccgagccactgcctgttcaccccgctatcatccagaaggtgaggtcagtacaggtgcatcaaagctgggaccgagagactgaaaaacagcttctatctcaaggccatcagactgttaaacagccaccacttacattgagtggctgctgccaacacactgacactgactcaactccagccactttaataatgggaattgatgggaaatgatgtaaatatatcactagccactttaaacaatgctaccttatataatgttacttaccctacattattcatctcatatgcatacgtatatactgtactctatatcatcgactgcatccttatgtaatacatgtatcactagccactttaactatgccactttgtttacatactcatctcatatgtatatactgtactcgataccatctactgtatcttgcctatgctgctctgtaccatcactcattcatatatccttatgtacatattctttatccccttacactgtgtataagacagtagtttaggaattgttagttagattacttgttggttattactgcattgtcggaactagaagcacaagcatttcgctacactcgcattaacatctgctaaccatgtgtatgtgacaaataaaattagatttgatttgatttgtcctcCCCTGTTCTGTTGTTCTCCCCTGTTCTGTTGTCCTCCCctgttctgttatcctcctctgttctgttgtcctCCCCTGTTCTGTTGTTCTCCCCTGTTCTGTTGTCCTCCCctgttctgttatcctcctctgttctgttgtcctCCCCTGTTCTGTTGTCCTCCCCTGATCTGTTGTCCTCCCCTGTTCTGTTGTCCTCCCCTGTTCTGTTGTCCTCCCCTGTTCTGTTGTCCTCCCCTGTTCTGTTGTCCTCCCCTGTTCTGTTGTCCTCCCCTGTTCTGTTGTCCTCCCCTGTTCTGTTGTCCTCCCCTGTTCTGTTGTCCTCCCCTGTTCTGTTGTCCTCCCCTGTTCTATTGTTCGCCCCTGTTCCATTCTGCTGCTCCAGCTCATAGATGGTGACCTTACGGTCGACCCCGGCGTAGAAATTGCGGTCGGTCTGAACCATGGTGTAGAGACGCAGCTCTGCGGCGGTGATGCGTTCATGTTGGGGGAAGGGTACGTTGAAGAGCAAAGGGTGTCGTCTCACCCCTCCACTACCCAAACTGCAGGGAGGTGAGTCTGCAGGAGAGGAATACACAGAGACAAAGGCTGTTCATCAGTAGTTCTCCTTGTTGATGCTTGAATAGACCACCATTGTACTACACTTCATGCAGAATTGGAAGTACAGCAAGAGCCAAGATTTTGTCCAACACACTTCTGAGGAGCAATTGCAGCTTTACTGTAACATCCCATTCAACATTGAACTAGATATGAAtgaatatgtacagttgaagtcagaagtttacatacacctaggttacacttgtttttcaaccactccacaaatgtcttgttaacaaactatagttttggcaagtcggttaggacatctactttgagcatgacacaagtaatttttccaacaattgtttacagacagattatttcacttataattcactgtatcacaattccagtgggtcagaagtttaagttgactgtgcctttaaacagcttggaaaattccagaaaattatgtcatggctttaaatcaaatcaaatgtatttgtgacatacacatggttagcagatgttaatgcgagtgttgcgaaatgcttgtgcttctagttccgacaatgcagtaataaccagagagtaatctaacctaacaattccacaactactacaacttgttttgggtcgcaggctgggatccattccgttgtcctgggtggaaggcagaacacaggatccgcttcgcgaaagtcatattcctggtcgtactgatggtgagtagatgttgctcttatattcagtagttcttcctgactgtatgtaatgaaacctaagattacctggggtaccaatgtaagaaataacacgtaaaaaaaacaaaatactgcaacaAAATACTATaatttcctaggaacgcgaagcgagacggccatctctgtcggcgccggaagtctttaggagcttctgataggctaattgacataatttgagtcaattggaggtgtacctgtggatgtttgtcatgccctggtcgaaatatattatgtttattcttcatttattcggtcaggccagggtgtgacatgggttattgtggtgtgtttttgtcttggggttttgtgggatgtctagcgttagtctatggctgcctgaggcggttctcaatcagagtcaggtgattatcgttgtctctgattgggaaccatatttaggcagccatattctttgtgtgtttcgtgggtgattgtccttagtgtccttgttcctgtcgctgtgttagtttacactagtattttctgtttcggttttcgttacgttcattacgttctttgttttgtagtatttgtattgattcgtgtttacgtttgttgattaaacatgcatcgcaatctacacgctgcattttggtccgactctccttcaccgcatgaaaaccgttacaatgttattcaaggcctaccttcaaactcaaagcctctttgcttgacatcatggaaaaatcaaaagaattctgccaagacctcagaaagaaaattgcggacctccacaagtctggttcatccttgggagcaatttccaaatgcctgaaggtaccacgttcatctgtacaagcaatagtacgcaagtataaacaccatgggaccacgcagccgtcataccgctcaggaaggagatgcattctgtctccgagatatgaacgtactttggtgcaaaagtgCGAATCAATccaccagaacaacagcaaaggaccttgtgaagatgctggaggaaacaggtacaaaagtatctatatccacagtaaaacgagtcctatatcgacataacctgaaaggcctctcagcaaggaagaagccactgctccaaaaccgccataaaaaaagccagactatggtttgaaactgcacatgtggacaaagatcgcatgttttggagaaatgtcctctggtctgatgaatcaaaaataaaactgtttggccatgatgactgtcgttatgtttggaggaaaaagggggacgcttgcaagctgaagaacaccatcccaaccgtgaagcacaggggtggcggcatcatgttgtgggggtgctttgctgcaggagggactggtgcacttcacaaaatagatggcatcatgaggcagtaaaattgtgtggatatattgaagcaacatctcaagacatcaggaagttaaagcttggtcacaaatgggtcttccaaatgaacaatgaccgcaagcatacttccaaaattgtggcaaaatggcttaaggacaacaaggtcaaggtattggagtcaccatcacaaagccctgacctcaa harbors:
- the LOC135513908 gene encoding bone morphogenetic protein 10-like; this translates as MGETGLPRLEATFITRILFPLLFLLLLMWPLSGQGSPISLAPERHHPAPGLRDSHRGVIDTSLLEQDNDVDMQSLLVNLRGQFLRTFNLSGLGPPAQPPGSARVEPPEYMMELYNRFANDRTTMPTANIIRSFKNEDSPPCSLGSGGVRRHPLLFNVPFPQHERITAAELRLYTMVQTDRNFYAGVDRKVTIYELEQQNGTGANNRTGEDNRTGEDNRTGEDNRTELVELASRQVYGTDSGWEAFDLTAAVQRWCKSEYGTTHRLEVHIASLASEGNGGQALAEGEGEGEEEGRRTFREDMEIDTSPQDKHKPLMIVFSNDQSGDHRDDKQELNEMIGHETSEAVLQGDLGLGLNGLWGELSRVEGQEEQDEEALIQMPSNLIYDTASRIRRNAKGNQCLRQSLYVEFDDIGWDSWILAPAGYEAFESSGVCTYPLTEHVTPTKHAIVQTLVSMKSPQRVVRACCVPTKLDPISLLYLDDTGVVTYKYKFEGMVVAECGCR